In Coffea eugenioides isolate CCC68of unplaced genomic scaffold, Ceug_1.0 ScVebR1_1482;HRSCAF=2338, whole genome shotgun sequence, one genomic interval encodes:
- the LOC113755439 gene encoding uncharacterized protein LOC113755439 — MTDMTDDDDNEFHENVDDTAEWLGVDHHKTDVQNKTTEIEKDDSLVMPEDIDVAPDFESDFETVLESYEEINRSENVVFNPKDMDNPQLKLQMLFSSIKECKLAVTNYSIRQGRPCKFVKHDRLRVRAKCRSEGCHWEIYARKLADEGSVQIKTIEDTHTCGFTYDNPLVNSGWVGRKYAEEFRTNPKVNMKHFRKTVIRENKCSFSKKQTYRARNRAFKIIHDSESDQYGKLGAYMNEIQKSNPGSSIILKTVDESTSTTTQQQRFQRLYVCFNGVKQGFLNGLVGEILLIAVGFDANNSIYPVAYAIAEGENKESWAWFFKLLKEDLKIERDYELTIMSDKQKGLIQVCDLVFPNAAHRFCVKHMHANFSSAGFKGEALRKALWTAAKATTPTEFFSKMEEMAAIDIDAARWFDDKAPAQWSRAFFSTYPKCDILLNNLCECFNSKIVDAREKPIIEIMELLRLYLMQRMQ; from the exons ATGACTGATATgactgatgatgatgataatgaGTTCCATGAAAATGTAGATGACACTGCAGAATGGTTAGGTGTAGATCACCATAAGACTGATGTGCAAAATAAGACAACCGAAATTGAAAAAGATGACAGTTTGGTGATGCCTGAAGATATAGATGTTGCCCCTGAttttgaatctgattttgaGACTGTCCTTGAATCATATGAAGAAATAAATAGGAGTGAAAATGTTGTGTTCAACCCAAAAGACATGGATAATCCACAGTTGAAATTACAAATGTTATTCAGTAGTATAAAAGAATGCAAGTTGGCTGTGACTAATTATAGTATTAGACAAGGTAGGCCATGTAAATTTGTGAAGCATGATAGATTAAGAGTGAGGGCTAAGTGTAGAAGTGAAGGCTGCCATTGGGAAATTTATGCAAGAAAATTGGCAGATGAGGGTAGTGTGCAAATCAAGACAATTGAGGACACTCATACATGTGGTTTTACCTATGACAATCCACTAGTAAATTCTGGATGGGTTGGTAGAAAATATGCTGAGGAGTTTAGGACTAATCCAAAGGTGAATATGAAGCACTTTAGGAAGACAGTAATAAGGGAAAATAAGTGCTCTTTCTCCAAAAAACAAACATATAGAGCTAGAAATAGGGCTTTCAAGATTATTCATGACAGTGAAAGTGATCAATATGGCAAGTTGGGAGCATACATGAATGAAATTCAGAAATCCAACCCTGGTAGCTCCATTATTTTGAAGACTGTGGATGAATCTACAAGCACAACAACACAACAACAGAGGTTCCAAAGGCTGTATGTGTGTTTCAATGGAGTGAAACAAGGATTTTTAAATG GGTTAGTTGGGGAAATTCTATTGATAGCTGTTGGATTCGATGCTAACAACAGCATCTATCCAGTTGCATATGCCATAGCAGAGGGAGAAAACAAAGAATCTTGGGCATGGTTCTTTAAATTGCTGAAGGAAGATTTAAAGATAGAGAGGGATTATGAGCTAACAATCATGAGTGACAAGCAAAAAGGCCTAATTCAGGTCTGTGACCTTGTTTTCCCAAATGCAGCTCACAGGTTTTGCGTGAAACACATGCATGCAAACTTTTCAAGTGCTGGATTCAAAGGAGAAGCTCTCAGAAAAGCGTTATGGACTGCTGCAAAGGCAACTACACCAACTGAATTTTTCAGCAAAATGGAGGAAATGGCAGCAATTGACATTGATGCAGCTAGGTGGTTTGATGATAAAGCCCCAGCTCAATGGAGTAGAGCCTTTTTTAGCACTTATCCAAAATGTGATATTTTATTGAATAATCTGTGTGAGTGCTTTAACAGCAAAATAGTCGATGCTAGGGAGAAACCAATCATTGAAATAATGGAATTGTTGAGGCTATATCTGATGCAAAGGATGCAGTAA